Proteins encoded within one genomic window of Scheffersomyces stipitis CBS 6054 chromosome 3, complete sequence:
- the CP52L gene encoding Cytochrome P450 52A12 (Alkane hydroxylase 1) (Alkane-inducible p450alk 1) (DH-ALK2) (go_process electron transport) produces the protein MTVETIVQYLSCWQVYVLAVLVYHIFNWIHEQILYKKFGASPCINNERGGFLGIRLLRTLLKAKSDGTLSDVVKNRYYEMEHPEIETFTSRVFSQTVIATRDPANLKAILATQFNDFSLGIRHAQLYPLLGDGIFTLDGEGWKHSRAMLRPQFAKEQIAHVQSLEPHIQVLAKHIRKSEGKSFEMQELFFRLTLDCATEFLFGESVESLRDASIGMARADVEVEGKDRFAEAFNLAQTQIATRSMMNKMYFLYNTEELRNSCDVVHRFTDYYVNLALRTSTAELDKKSKSGYTFLYELVKQTRNPQILRDQLLNILLAGRDTTAGLLSFAFFELARQPHIWAKLKDEIYSAFGSGENSRIDEITFESLKRCEYLKAVLNETLRMYPSVPNNGRIAVRNTTLPRGGGPTGTEPMLVRKGQKVVYSVYTTHRSKTHYGEDAEVFRPERWFEPSSRKLGWAYLPFNGGPRICLGQQFALTEASYVVTRLIQMFPNISSDPTIEYPPRKASQLTMCLQDGLLISLY, from the coding sequence ATGACAGTCGAAACAATCGTCCAGTACTTGCTGTGTTGGCAAGTATACGTTCTTGCAGTATTGGTCTACCACATTTTCAACTGGATTCACGAACAAatattgtacaagaagtttggAGCTTCTCCTTGTATCAACAATGAAAGAGGAGGCTTCCTTGGTATCAGACTTTTGAGgacgttgttgaaggcGAAGCTGGACGGAACGCTATCGGATGTTGTGAAGAATAGATACTACGAAATGGAACATCCTGAAATAGAAACGTTTACGCTGAGAGTGTTTTCACAAACCGTCATTGCAACAAGAGATCCTGCCAATCTCAAGGCCATTTTGGCTACTCAATTCAATGACTTTAGTTTGGGCATTAGACATGCTCAGTTATATCCGTTGTTGGGAGATGGTATCTTTACTTTAGATGGTGAAGGATGGAAACATTCCAGAGCCATGTTGAGACCACAATTTGCCAAGGAGCAGATTGCACATGTTCAGTCGTTAGAGCCACATATTCAAGTGTTGGCAAAACATATTCGAAAATCAGAAGGAAAGTCGTTCGAAATGCAAGAATTGTTTTTCAGGTTAACTCTCGATTGTGCTACAGAATTCTTGTTCGGCGAATCAGTCGAATCATTAAGAGATGCATCAATTGGGATGGCGCGAGCTGATgtggaagttgaaggaaaagacCGGTTTGCAGAAGCGTTTAACTTAGCCCAGACCCAAATTGCTACGAGATCGATGATGAACAAAATGTACTTCCTATACAATACGGAAGAATTACGGAATTCTTGCGATGTTGTTCACAGATTCACAGATTACTATGTCAACCTTGCTTTGCGGacatcaacagcagaaTTAGATAAAAAATCTAAGAGCGGTTATACCTTCTTGTATGAATTGGTCAAACAAACCAGAAATCCACAGATTTTGAGAGATCAGTTATTGAATATCTTGTTGGCTGGTAGAGATACGACTGCTGGTTTGTTGTCTTTCGCTTTCTTTGAATTGGCTCGTCAACCACATATTTGGgcgaagttgaaggatgAAATCTACTCTGCGTTTGGGTCTGGTGAAAACTCGAGAATAGATGAAATCACTTTTGAATCTTTAAAGAGGTGTGAGTACTTGAAAGCCGTTCTTAACGAAACTTTGAGGATGTATCCATCTGTCCCCAATAATGGTAGGATTGCTGTAAGGAATACAACGCTACCAAGGGGCGGGGGACCAACAGGCACCGAACCTATGTTGGTAAGAAAGGGTCAGAAAGTTGTCTATAGTGTCTATACGACCCACAGAAGTAAAACACATTACGGTGAAGATGCCGAAGTCTTTAGACCTGAAAGATGGTTTGAGCCCTCGTCCAGAAAGCTCGGCTGGGCGTATCTTCCTTTCAATGGTGGACCACGTATTTGCTTAGGACAACAGTTTGCATTAACTGAAGCATCTTATGTAGTAACGAGATTGATTCAAATGTTCCCTAATATCAGCTCCGATCCAACGATAGAATATCCTCCCAGAAAAGCTTCACAATTGACTATGTGTCTCCAAGATGGGCTTCTTATTTCCTTGTATTGA
- the OYE3.1 gene encoding NADPH dehydrogenase (OYE31) (NADH:flavin oxidoreductase/12-oxophytodienoate reductase~go_function oxidoreductase activity~go_process electron transport) — MSSTDKVQSSNAVTYFSPEQPVPAGTYFQQEKQKKPLLFSPLKIRELILQNRLVVSPMCQYSAGRDGQATPYHLVHYGQFLLRGPGLTFVEDTSVSPEGRLSPENLGIWNDQQAEALKDIVDFAHSQKQLIGIQLDHGGRKASSQPNYIHLEQNAEESVGGWPNEIVAPSPIVFRPNGNLVKPNELSKSDISRIVNDFGNAAERAVKISGFDAIEIHGAHGYLINQFYSKISNKRKDEYGGSFENRIRFLLEVVDEVRSRIPSSIPLFLRISAIENTEDEDAWTLSESIKLSTIVVEHGVDVIDVSSGGNCHRQYSRKSLSKGHAPMHIPLAKAIKDELGEKVLVACVGSLNSATLIEDELKKGSFDIALVGKGFLNNPALVWKFAEELEIRVHRPLQYGYPFFPPIQQILELIAKSEEAET; from the coding sequence ATGTCCTCTACTGATAAAGTGCAATCATCCAACGCTGTTACCTATTTCTCTCCTGAGCAACCTGTTCCTGCTGGAACATATTTCcaacaagagaaacagaaaaagcctcttctattttcacCTTTGAAGATCAGGGAATTGATCTTACAAAATCGTTTAGTTGTTTCCCCAATGTGTCAATACTCTGCTGGTAGAGATGGTCAGGCTACACCTTACCATTTAGTTCACTATggccaatttcttcttagAGGCCCAGGCTTGacttttgttgaagatacCTCCGTCAGTCCCGAAGGTCGCTTGTCTCCAGAGAATTTAGGAATTTGGAATGACCAACAAGCAGAAGCTCTTAAAGACATAGTTGATTTTGCCCATCTGCAAAAACAACTTATTGGAATTCAACTTGACCATGGTGGTAGAAAAGCAAGCTCTCAACCTAACTACATTCATTTGGAACAGAATGCAGAGGAATCAGTAGGTGGTTGGCcaaatgaaattgttgcTCCCTCTCCAATTGTTTTCCGTCCCAACGGAAATCTTGTTAAGCCGAATGAATTGTCGAAGTCCGATATTTCAAGAATCGTTAATGATTTTGGGAATGCTGCAGAAAGAGCAGTCAAGATTAGTGGCTTTGATGCCATCGAAATCCATGGGGCTCACGGCTATCTTATCAATCAGTTTTACAGCAAGATTTCTAACAAGAGAAAGGATGAATATGGAGGAAGCTTTGAAAACAGAATTAGATTTCTTCTAGAAGTAGTCGATGAAGTTAGATCGAGAATTCCTAGCTCTATTCCattgttcttgagaatTTCTGCTATTGAAAATAccgaagatgaagacgcCTGGACTTTACTGGAATCAATAAAGTTGTCAACGATTGTTGTCGAGCATGGTGTCGATGTAATTGATGTCTCTTCAGGTGGTAATTGTCATAGACAATACAGTAGAAAAAGTTTGAGCAAAGGACATGCCCCTATGCATATTCCATTGGCAAAGGCGATTAAGGACGAACTTGGAGAAAAGGTGTTGGTTGCTTGTGTTGGTAGTTTGAATTCAGCAACTCTAATTGAGGATGAATTAAAGAAAGGATCGTTTGATATTGCTCTTGTAGGAAAAGGGTTTTTGAATAACCCTGCCTTGGTTTGGAAATTCGcagaagagttggaaattCGTGTTCACCGTCCTTTGCAGTATGGATATCCGTTTTTTCCACCAATTCAGCAAATTTTGGAATTAATTGCAAAATCGGAGGAAGCTGAAACTTAG